Genomic DNA from Coregonus clupeaformis isolate EN_2021a chromosome 9, ASM2061545v1, whole genome shotgun sequence:
cacctccctgaccaaggcccttctcccccgattgctcagtttggccgggtagccagctctaggaagaacctttgtggttccaaacttcttccatttaagaatgatggaggccacagtgttcttggggatctgtgcctcgacacaatcctgtctcggaactctatggacaattcctttgacctcattgcttggtttttgctctgacatgcactgtcaactgtgggaccttatatagacaggtgtgtgcctttccaaatcatgtccattcaattgaatataccacaggtggactccaatcaagttgtagaaacatctcaaggatgatcaatggaaacaggatgcacctgagctcaatttcgagtctcatagcaaagggtctgaatacttatgaaaataaggtatttatgttctTAATTCTTTATAATTTCGCAATTTCGCTTtataatgtctaaaaacctgttttcgctttgtcattatggggtattgtgtgtagattgctgaggacatttttttatttaatctattttagaataagactgtaacgtcacaaaatgtggaaaaagtcaaagtctgaatactttccgaaggcactgtatgatcaAACACACAGCCAAAGTGAAAAAATACTCAGACAGATGCAGCCCTCAGCTCACCTGAACAGACATACAGACCAGGGTTAAGTGAGTCTGTTGGTAGGCAGCCTAAATAAATGTGGCAGGGCTTTACTCATAGTATTATTTGATGTGCTCTGTCGCCATCTAATGGTGAAGATGAAGTTTTTCCATAAACACCATCAGCGATAATCTTGAAGTGTATGGACAAcgcatttgaaatgtctcttccTTCAGACATATATTTGGATATTCATATTGACTACAGACCTAACTATAAAATTCAAATTGTTTTGTGGACCCCCTCAAGAGTTTGTCAGCATCTAATGTATGCATACTATTGTTAAATAATGTCACAGTGTCATGAAATTGAGAGCTCTCTGTCATATGGGCATTGAGCACCTCAAAGCAGTAATGGAATGTGCCCCACCCCAGCTTAACATAGACCCTGGACCCTGTCaacagctgtgtgtgtctgaataACTTAGTCCTCTTGTTCTTATGGAATAGCCAGGAtgcagtagcctggtcccagatctgtttgtgctttgcCTACGCCATTGTCATTACCAAgtatgacaattccataaggagttggcaagagagcagaaacacaTGACGCAGCTTTCAGTCAAAGAATCACCATGCGTCTAATGTGTCATGTGTGCAGCACAGAGGCTGCAGACAGAATGTAGGCCCCTCTTTCTTGAACAGCCATACAGTTGCCCAGAAATGAGGAGAATGTATCCTTGAACATTGATATTTGTCAATCTGTTCAAAGAAATCTGCCTCCATCTCCAGCTGATTCCACATTGTCTATGTGTGGGCATATTTCTTTTGAATGTATCACAGTATATTTCTATGGATCTTCTGAATAAATGTGAAATCTTGCCCGTGCTGTGCTCAGTCTTACGGAAAAGCACAGTATACACTGAAGTCATTAGATGAGATGACACACAACAAATGGCAGTGGTGGAGATCTGCAATTCAACAGGCATAACTGATCCTTTATCTTTCCCACCAGACTACATGCCCATTGAAGAAATCCTGTTGCTTTAAAACTAACTCATATCAGCATTGACTACGGCTTTTAAAAATCATGATGTTCATCCATTACATAATTGCCTTTTATCCCCAACATAATGCAGCCTAATATATTTCCTATCAGTGTGGAATCAGCAGTTTTAGTCTGGGAGCTACTGCTACCCCTCCTACTACGTGGCATGAATATTTCATGATGTGTcaggatggagaaggagagagagagaaagggagagagagggagagaaagggagagagagggagagcgagagaaagagagaaagggagagagagggagagaaagggagagagagagagaaagggagagagggagaaagggagagagagggagagcgagagaaagggagagagagagaaagggagagagtgagagaaagggagagagagggagagaaagggagagagagagagaaagggagagagagggagagcgagagaaaaaaagggagagagaaaaagggagcgagagagatcAATAGCCCCCTCCCCTGCCCACACCCTGCAGGAGGCGCACACATGCAGTGTCAGACGCAGCTCTGGACCACTCATAGACAGACCCAGGCACACCCTGCTCTACGGTAAGACATTCTCTGCATTAGATCTGTAGCTTCATATATTACatgtatatcatatatatattaCATCTGTGTCTATATGTCATGTCATATCTATTACAGTCCATATGCCACCCTTTTACTAAGGCGATAAAGACGGTTACTATAAGTGCCACAGCAGGCTGGCTATTAGACAGCGTTACCCAAAAAGACAGTGATGGTTTTAGGAAGGAGGGGATATTACTAATATCATGTTATATGATGGGACATTTATTCTCAATCATTTGTCTGAGCACTCCCTGGGTGGAGATTGATTGCCTCCAGGAGGAAAAAGGAAAGATTGCATGCCTCCAGGAGGAGAAAGGAAAGATTGCTTGCCTCCAGGAGGAGAAAGGAAAGGGAGCACATGCAACAGGACTGGATTTACAGGGAGGAGGGGTAGaaaggggggatagagagaatgAAGGATGAGTCCAGGGGAGAACAAAGGCCAAGCCCAATAGTACATGGAGGGTCTGAGGGGCAGACATTTGTGATCAGTCAGAGACCAACACTCATCCACGAAAATCTTAGAACAGCTGtccttcacacacatacacacaagggTAGCAGTCTTGAAACCCTGTTTGGCTGAAATGATTATGAGTAATGTTTCACTCTAAGGCGTGTCCATACTCATAACCATTCGGATGGGAACATATTGATGGTAACTACTGTGCCTCATTTGCATCTCCCTCTTCATTTACAGCTATCATGTCTGACAAACCCAATATGAGAGAAATCTCCAGCTTTGACAAGACTAAGCTGAAGAAGACAGAGACCAGAGTGAAGAACCCATTGCCAACCAAAGAAAGTGAGTGAATCTTGTCCATCTAGCTCTGTGATGAATCTGCACGAGCCAGGGCTCAGCCCTGTAAGGCGTGCCACGGGCTGTCAGATCCATCTTATTACTGGCATCTCTCCCTAACAACAGATGACCAGGCAAGAAGATGGGCCAATTACCACCCATCCATG
This window encodes:
- the LOC121574080 gene encoding thymosin beta-11-like, with the translated sequence MSDKPNMREISSFDKTKLKKTETRVKNPLPTKETIDQEKKREPSP